In the Podospora pseudocomata strain CBS 415.72m chromosome 5, whole genome shotgun sequence genome, one interval contains:
- a CDS encoding hypothetical protein (EggNog:ENOG503PCS8; COG:S), with translation MGGLFIVPLPLAIPLIFLVVVLMPFIPVSWPGIITVQIYRGRRDGISPREISRKCLKGIAWSYGIPCITILVLWIMCIVQVVLVIWWAVGLCRRAGDINEWKRLGRQMVDLPREVQNLWLRVQVWGGMKLRERPVVEKGGEKKEGELVETKRYTFEMLGTPTSVRLLTIFPEEDYMAPLRGEIRSVDLRTNPTYDALSYTWADEEGETAKTGHISLVFHAKRGIYRQLGIGHNCELAMRRLRRKGKSRTVWIDAVCINQADLEERSQQVKLMSRIFVSARQVVVYTGEGTPQTDGLYDWLNDIDAEKLAVPSGGLFSPQSALQFFHRPEGVLGKLQEVSNDVAVRMEEMGRLIRGYSERVKRLLRELRMVYSMGVIPRRPPEPSDLHRVLREYFSRRWFKRVWVLQEASLPEMKRIRVLCGNRETAGERAMHLLSMLMSQGQGDIDVGRVFVLLRQKPVASQERSSRGSHLLDLLIETRGRQCEDPRDKIFGVLNIAHWLDGVGAGREELDKVSYFTPVAQVYAGYSALLIRRHGPGFFLSLIKSSPAIKGLPSWAADWTVPWPNSRALQGAADFPARSRYSSQKDKALEFDPKNKVMKIMRPRIVRGFFAWTGQGDGEDTIQTVEVKRLDREEVLVEIYPGLAMLLRQHGEDWTFVKVCPHALDKVGVERLVASWSRTVVYQENPGRIQEVDEEVGSIRSRSPRGYLGKTRVWRIV, from the coding sequence ATGGGGGGCTTGTTTATTGTCCCGCTTCCCCTCGCCATCCCTCTCATCTTTCTCGTTGTTGTCCTCATGCCTTTTATTCCTGTCTCCTGGCCAGGTATTATTACTGTCCAGATCTACCGTGGGAGACGAGACGGTATATCTCCAAGAGAGATATCGAGAAAGTGTCTAAAGGGAATCGCATGGAGCTATGGTATACCATGCATCACTATCTTGGTGTTATGGATCATGTGCATCGTGCAAGTGGTGCTCGTGATCTGGTGGGCGGTGGGACTGTGTCGGAGGGCAGGGGATATCAACGAgtggaagaggttggggaggcagATGGTGGATTTGCCGAGGGAGGTGCAGAACCTGTGGTTGAGGGTGcaggtttggggagggatgaagttgagggagaggcctgtggtggaaaaggggggggagaagaaagagggggagctggtggagacAAAGCGGTATACTTTTGAAATGTTGGGCACGCCCACTTCGGTGAGGCTGTTGACTATTTTCCCCGAGGAGGATTACATGGCGCCGCTGAGGGGGGAGATTAGGAGTGTGGATCTGCGGACGAACCCGACGTACGATGCGCTGTCGTATACCTgggctgatgaggagggtgagacTGCAAAGACGGGTCACATCTCGCTGGTGTTCCATGCGAAAAGGGGGATATACCGACAGCTTGGGATAGGCCACAACTGTGAGCTGGCGATGCGACGACTGCGGCGGAAGGGCAAAAGCAGGACGGTGTGGATCGATGCTGTGTGTATCAACCAGGCTGATCTTGAGGAAAGGAGTCAGCAGGTGAAGCTCATGTCGAGGATATTTGTCTCGGCGagacaggtggtggtgtacaCCGGTGAGGGAACGCCACAGACAGATGGACTGTACGACTGGCTCAATGATATTGATGCTGAGAAACTAGCGGTGCCATCTGGGGGTCTGTTTAGTCCACAGTCGGCCCTTCAGTTTTTTCACCGGCCAGAAGGCGTCCTCGGCAAGCTGCAAGAGGTCAGCAACGACGTCGCCGTACgaatggaggagatgggtcGGCTGATAAGAGGATATTCTGAAAGGGTGAAAAGGTTGCTGAGGGAGCTGCGGATGGTCTACTCGATGGGGGTAATACCCAGGCGACCGCCGGAGCCGAGTGACTTGCACCGGGTTCTGAGAGAATACTTTTCCAGACGGTGGTTCAAGAGAGTCTGGGTGCTGCAGGAGGCTTCCCTCCcagagatgaagaggatccGAGTGTTGTGCGGTAATCGAGAGACAGCTGGAGAGCGGGCTATGCATCTGTTGAGCATGCTGATGTCTCAAGGTCAAGGGGATATCGACGTGGGCAGGGTCTTTGTTTTGCTACGACAAAAGCCCGTTGCTAGCCAAGAAAGGAGCTCGCGAGGCTCGCATCTGCTGGATCTACTAATCGAGACAAGGGGCAGACAGTGTGAAGACCCGAGAGACAAGATCTTTGGGGTTCTCAATATTGCTCACTGGCTGGATGGAGTGGGAGCTGGTCGAGAAGAGTTGGACAAGGTCAGCTATTTCACGCCTGTGGCGCAAGTGTACGCAGGATACTCGGCCCTTCTTATCCGGCGACACGGACCTGGGTTCTTTTTGTCATTGATCAAGTCTTCACCAGCCATCAAGGGCTTGCCGTCCTGGGCTGCAGACTGGACTGTGCCTTGGCCCAACTCAAGGGCCTTGCAAGGTGCTGCTGACTTTCCTGCCCGATCGAGATATTCTTCTCAAAAGGACAAGGCCCTAGAGTTCGaccccaagaacaaggtcaTGAAAATTATGAGGCCGAGGATAGTAAGGGGTTTCTTTGCCTGGACCGGAcagggagatggcgaggataCCATTCAGACGGTGGAGGTCAAGCGGTTGGACcgagaggaggttttggtcGAGATTTACCCTGGGCTGGCCATGTTGTTGAGGCAACATGGTGAAGACTGGACATTTGTCAAAGTATGTCCACACGCGTTGGATAaggtgggggtggagaggcTGGTGGCTAGCTGGAGCAGGACGGTGGTCTATCAGGAGAATCCAGGCAGGATACaagaggtggatgaggaggttggaagtATCAGGTCGCGGTCCCCCAGGGGCTATCTTGGGAAGACTAGAGTGTGGAGGATTGTATGA
- the AIM24 gene encoding Altered inheritance of mitochondria protein 24, mitochondrial (EggNog:ENOG503NXJ1; COG:S), with product MRGQAPLLRLSQTTRLTRPTTITLSSRPSFVCWQCRTVQISASPTNRPGPDAFDAGRAAQTDAQFEVIGAPHSLLSVSLSASQRLYTRRGILVSVGGKVENVHSALSILSPTSRAFLGIPFLYQRITSTSPVTALIATKSANTTFSVLRLDGTTDWMVAQRNALLAWTGHTLRLSPRIQQGLSLAHWGNTYITGRGLAALSAPGQVYDLVLKEGEEIVLHPSHVVAYTINKNPPRPFRLKSTTLSFQIPAVPSSIKAASQRFMPDRVARFWNAMRDTSIYKGLASFLFSLRTATRRTIWGDRLFLHFQGPRTILMSSRGVRVRDVLTKDDVNEIADAKAGVVPEAVELTTHPRIQDKKAEDQPTKIHIANVKGGGKVSFEDAKSLNEFVR from the exons ATGCGCGGTCAAGCGCCTCTTCTCAGGCTATCTCAAACAACAAGGCTAACACGACCAACCACCATAACCCTCTCCTCGAGGCCAAGCTTTGTTTGCTGGCAATGTCGAACAGTTCAGATTAGCgcatcccccaccaaccgGCCAGGCCCCGATGCCTTTGACGCAGGCCGCGCTGCTCAGACGG ATGCCCAATTCGAGGTTATTGGCGCTCCACATTCCCTTCTGTCGGTTTCCCTCTCGGCATCCCAGCGGCTCTACACAAGACGAGGTATCTTGGTGTCAGTAGGCGGCAAGGTGGAAAAT GTACACTCCGCCCTCTCGATTCTCTCCCCCACGAGCCGAGCCTTTCTCGGCATCCCGTTCCTCTACCAGCGCATAACCTCCACGAGCCCAGTTACCGCCTTAATAGCCACCAAGTCCGCCAACACAACCTTCTCTGTCCTCCGTCTCGATGGCACAACCGACTGGATGGTTGCGCAAAGAAATGCGCTTCTTGCTTGGACAGGTCACACGTTGAGATTATCGCCCCGCATCCAGCAAGGCTTGTCGCTGGCACACTGGGGCAACACATACATCACTGGCCGAGGGTTGGCGGCTCTCTCGGCGCCAGGACAGGTCTATGATCTGGTTCtcaaggaaggggaggagattgttTTACACCCATCACACGTGGTCGCTTATACCATCAACAAGAACCCCCCACGGCCCTTCCGTCTGAAGAGCACCACCTTAAGCTTCCAAATTCCCGCCGTCCCGAGTTCGATAAAAGCCGCCTCCCAGAGGTTCATGCCCGACCGAGTGGCCAGATTCTGGAACGCTATGCGCGATACCTCGATCTACAAAGGACTTGCCAGCTTCCTGTTTAGCCTGAGAACGGCCACCAGAAGGACGATATGGGGTGACAGGCTATTCCTCCACTTTCAAGGGCCGAGAACCATCCTCATGTCCAGCCGCGGTGTTCGGGTTAGGGATGTCTTGACCAAGGACGACGTCAATGAGATTGCAGATGCCAAGGCGGGGGTGGTACCAGAGGCTGTTGAGCTGACCACTCACCCCAGGATtcaggacaagaaggcggagGATCAACCGACCAAGATTCACATTGCCAACGTGAAGGGGGGTGGCAAGGTCAGCTTTGAAGACGCAAAGTCTCTGAATGAGTTTGTGAGGTGA
- a CDS encoding hypothetical protein (COG:Z; EggNog:ENOG503NWYH), whose product MSVRVVARIRPLLEKELDKDVIVTADRAQDGKPLTIVKIPSPKNEAEEFSFAFNSVYDQATTQEELFTAEVAPHLKALFQGYDVTIFAYGVTGTGKTHTMRGGLKLAERGVIPRLLSNVFRRGKKLAKDSNGETTVDVALSYYEIYNDKVFDLLEPPEKRTPSGLPLREKDGKTMVVGLSERTCEDLKDFEKLYIEANNNRVTAATKLNAHSSRSHAILRVKVTQTTGDMVRESTASAIDLAGSEDNRRTDNGKERLIESAAINKSLFVLSQCIDAISRGDKRIPYRESKMTRILSLGQNNGITIMILNLAPIRSYHLDTISSLNVSSRAKRIEVREIENEVVFKQLPRSTVGLGGPNVIRQPLRPLANAHNVATGAVHAAKAAEKAAEKADKPAKAFMVYTDKKPAAAPARPVPAVANTSSKLQPPMVIAKRISDVTDSALRPSKLARPTQIGLPRPAVAAPAKEQQLSISAAQIEAMVEKKVAEILASRAAELTPPATTPEPAAQPKEEISEDVKRRLEALEKRIEKESSREDGRSEGLRLLLQARQAKERGEEEETLRLYESALPYFPGQAKLLAKIEKLKIKLGKMAPEERTTPRKTKKILVLRDEDGEYDGTEADVEDDVPLRQRKTSKKKVSKASDGEESTGPASPRTQQLLDIVNSRDLALIKGLHGFGAKKAQDLVDVLNLKGDGTDEVNRIASLSQLKMLPGIGTRTVERAYEGLTLEV is encoded by the exons ATGTCGGTTCGCGTTGTCGCCAGAATACGCCCTCTTCTCGAAAAAGAGCTGGACAAGGACGTCATTGTCACGGCCGACAGAGCCCAGGATGGCAAGCCCTTGACCATTGTCAAGATCCCGAGCCCCAAGAACGAGGCCGAAGAGTTCTCGTTCGCCTTCAACAGTGTCTACGACCAGGCCACCACCCAGGAGGAATTGTTCACCGCTGAAG TGGCGCCGCACTTGAAGGCGTTGTTCCAGGGCTATGATGTGACAATCTTTGCCTATGGAGTGACGGGTACGGGCAAGACGCACACGATGCGTGGTGGGCTTAAGTTGGCCGAGCGTGGTGTCATCCCCCGGCTCTTGAGTAACGTCTTCCGTAGAGGCAAGAAACTGGCCAAGGACAGCAACGGGGAGACAACGGTGGATGTGGCCTTGTCCTACTACGAAATCTACAATGACAAGGTGTTTGACTTGTTGGAGCCACCGGAGAAGCGGACCCCTTCTGGTCTTCCACTGCGCGAGAAGGACGGCAAGacaatggtggtgggtttgtcGGAGCGAACGTGCGAGGACCTCAAGGATTTTGAGAAGCTGTACATTgaagccaacaacaaccgagTGACGGCTGCCACCAAACTCAATgcccacagcagcagaagccaCGCCATCTTGCGGGTCAAGGTGACACAAACGACGGGAGACATGGTCCGGGAGAGCACGGCTTCTGCCATTGACCTGGCCGGCTCGGAAGATAACAGGCGGACGGACAATGGCAAGGAAAGGCTGATTGAGTCGGCCGCCATCAACAAGTCGCTTTTCGTGCTGAGTCAGTGCATCGATGCTATCTCGCGTGGCGACAAGCGCATTCCATATCGGGAGTCCAAGATGACACGGATCTTGTCGCTCGGCCAGAACaacggcatcaccatcatgatCCTCAATCTGGCCCCCATTCGCAGCTACCACCTCGACACGATCAGCAGCTTAAACGTTAGTTCCCGGGCCAAGCGCATCGAGGTTCGCGAAATTGAGAATGAGGTTGTGTTCAAGCAGCTACCGCGGAGCactgttgggttgggtggccCCAATGTCATTCGTCAGCCTCTTCGGCCATTGGCGAATGCACACAATGTTGCCACGGGTGCTGTTCACGCGGCGAAAgctgctgagaaggctgccgagaaAGCCGACAAGCCGGCCAAGGCTTTTATGGTTTATACTGACAAGAAGCCTGCCGCTGCCCCAGCACGGCCCGTGCCTGCTGTAGCtaacacctcctccaagctccaGCCTCCAATGGTGATCGCCAAACGGATTTCAGATGTCACGGATTCGGCGCTCAGGCCATCAAAGCTCGCCCGCCCTACCCAAATCGGGCTTCCCCGCCCAGCAGTAGCTGCGCCGGCTAAGGAACAGCAACTATCTATCTCGGCAGCGCAAATCGAAGCcatggtggagaagaaggtggccgAGATTCTTGCCTCGCGCGCTGCCGAACTCACTCCCCCCGCGACGACCCCTGAGCCTGCCGCACAACCCAAGGAAGAGATCAGCGAAGACGTGAAACGGCGGTTGGAAGCCTTGGAGAAGCGTATCGAGAAGGAATCATCCCGAGAGGACGGGCGGTCGGAAGGTCTCCGCTTGTTGCTGCAGGCACGCCAAGCGAAGGAGagaggcgaagaggaggaaacgCTGCGGCTGTACGAGAGCGCATTGCCGTACTTCCCCGGACAGGCAAAACTGTTGGCGAAGATTGAAAAGCTGAAGATCAAATTAGGAAAGATGGCGCCAGAGGAGCGGACAACACCCaggaagaccaagaagattCTGGTGCTGAGAGATGAGGACGGAGAATATGATGGGACAGAGGCCGATGTCGAGGATGATGTTCCTCTCCGTCAGCGTAAGACGTCTAAGAAGAAGGTGTCCAAGGCATcagatggagaagagagcACGGGGCCAGCTTCGCCCAGGACACAGCAGCTGCTGGATATTGTCAACTCCAGAGATTTGGCGCTTATCAAGGGCCTGCATGGGTTTGGGGCGAAGAAGGCGCAGGATCTGGTTGATGTCCTCAATCTTAAGGGGGATGGCACCGACGAGGTCAACAGGATTGCGTCATTGTCGCAGCTGAAAATGCTGCCCGGCATTGGCACCCGGACTGTGGAGAGGGCCTATGAAGGGCTCACTCTGGAGGTGTAA
- the ATM1 gene encoding Iron-sulfur clusters transporter atm1, mitochondrial (EggNog:ENOG503NUAA; COG:Q): protein MAPQARIMMSSTTTFHRAALSPPFSLLLRTRTRTTTPWNNTHRLSALSPSSPLRAVFHTSLPRPWGPRGPPTPEPTQTQTPTKGGPKGAKPQFDPLAAIDKSAQEQRKADWAIMKEMSRYIWPKDSFGDKMRVMIAVGLLVGAKVLNVQVPFFFKEIVDSLNMDFGTTGGTVTAAAGAMILAYGGARIGAVVSQELRNAVFSSVAQKAIRRVATKTFGHLLNLDLSFHLSKQTGGLTRAIDRGTKGISFLLTSMVFHIVPTALEITMVCGILTYQFGWEFAAITACTMATYTAFTIWTTAWRTKFRRQANAADNRASTVAVDSLINYEAVKYFNNEKYEIGRYDRALQQYEKSSIKVATSLAFLNSGQNIIFSSALTIMMWLGAKGIVAGTLSVGDLVLINQLVFQLSVPLNFLGSVYRELRQSLLDMETLFNLQKVNVSIKEKEGAKALALPKGGEIKFEDVNFGYYEDRPILRNLSLTIPAGKKVAVVGPSGCGKSTLLRLLFRSYDAQSGRILIDDQDIKDVTLESLRKSIGVVPQDTPLFNDTVELNIRYGNMDAPAEDVFAAAQRAHIHDKIESWPHGYQTKVGERGLMISGGEKQRLAVSRLILKDPPLLFFDEATSALDTHTEQALMSNINEILRGKERTSVFVAHRLRTIYDADLIIVLKEGSLVEQGTHKELLEKGGLYSELWSAQERWGEEEINAEKKE from the coding sequence atgGCTCCCCAGGCGCGAATCATGATGTCCTCCACGACAACCTTCCACCGGGCAGCTCTCTCGcctcccttctccctcctcctccgcactCGAACCAGAACAACCACACCATGGAACAACACCCACCGATTATCTGCCCTCTCCCCGTCCTCGCCCCTTCGAGCCGTCTTCCACACCAGCTTACCCCGACCATGGGGCCCTCGCGGTCCACCAACTCCAGAACCCACCCAGACACAGACACCCACAAAAGGAGGACCAAAGGGGGCAAAACCACAGTTTGACCCCCTCGCGGCGATAGACAAGTCAGCTCAGGAGCAACGCAAAGCTGATTGGGCGATTATGAAGGAAATGTCGCGGTACATTTGGCCAAAGGACAGCTTCGGCGACAAGATGAGGGTCATGATCGCGGTTGGGTTGCTGGTCGGTGCCAAGGTGCTCAACGTACAggtgcccttcttcttcaaggaAATCGTCGACTCTCTCAACATGGACTTTGGGACCACTGGCGGGACTGTCACGGCTGCGGCTGGAGCTATGATTCTAGCGTACGGCGGCGCGAGGATAGGAGCTGTCGTCTCGCAAGAGTTGCGAAATGCGGTTTTCTCCTCGGTGGCTCAAAAGGCGATCAGACGGGTGGCCACCAAGACGTTTGGCCATCTGCTCAATCTGGACTTGAGTTTCCACTTGTCCAAGCAGACGGGTGGTTTGACGAGGGCGATTGATAGGGGTACCAAGGGTATCAGCTTCctgctgacgagcatggtCTTTCACATTGTGCCTACCGCGCTCGAGATCACCATGGTTTGTGGCATCCTCACTTATCAGTTCGGGTGGGAGTTTGCTGCCATCACGGCTTGCACCATGGCGACGTATACCGCTTTTACCATCTGGACTACGGCATGGAGGACAAAGTTTAGGAGGCAGGCAAACGCGGCAGACAACCGCGCTTCGACGGTCGCGGTGGACAGTCTGATCAACTACGAGGCGGTCAAGTACTTTAACAATGAAAAGTACGAGATTGGGCGCTATGACCGGGCCCTGCAGCAGTACGAGAAGAGCAGCATCAAGGTGGCGACTTCTCTGGCGTTTCTGAACTCTGGACAAAACATCATCTTCTCTTCGGCGCTGACGATCATGATGTGGCTGGGTGCCAAGGGGATCGTGGCGGGTACGCTGTCAGTGGGTGATCTGGTGCTCATCAACCAGTTGGTGTTTCAGCTGTCGGTCCCTCTCAACTTTTTGGGGTCTGTCTACCGCGAGCTGAGGCAGTCACTTCTTGACATGGAGACTCTGTTTAATCTGCAAAAGGTAAACGTCagcatcaaggagaaggagggcgcCAAGGCGCTGGCTCTCCCCAAGGGCGGCGAGATCAAGTTTGAGGATGTCAACTTTGGATACTACGAGGACCGGCCGATTCTCCGGAATTTGAgcctcaccatccccgcgGGCAAGAAGGTTGCTGTGGTCGGACCGTCTGGGTGTGGCAAGTCGACGCTGCTCAGGTTGCTGTTCCGCAGCTACGACGCCCAGAGCGGGAGGATCTTGATTGACGACCAGGATATCAAGGATGTTACGCTCGAGTCTTTGAGGAAAAGCATCGGTGTCGTGCCGCAGGATACACCGCTGTTCAACGACACTGTCGAGTTGAATATTCGGTATGGGAACATGGACGCCCCGGCGGAGGACGTCTTTGCCGCGGCGCAGAGGGCGCACATTCACGACAAGATTGAGTCTTGGCCCCACGGGTACCAAACCAAGGTTGGCgaaagggggttgatgatctctggtggtgagaagcAGCGGTTGGCGGTTTCGCGGTTGATTCTGAAGGACCCGCCGCTCTTGTTCTTTGATGAGGCGACGAGCGCGTTGGACACGCACACGGAGCAGGCGTTGATGAGCAACATTAATGAGATTTTGCGGGGCAAGGAAAGGACGAGCGTTTTTGTTGCTCACAGGTTGAGGACGATTTATGACGCTGATTTGATTATTGTGCTGAAGGAGGGAAGCTTGGTGGAGCAGGGGACGCACAAGGAGCtgctggagaagggggggttgtatAGCGAGCTGTGGAGTGCGCAGgagagatggggggaggaggagatcaacgCTGAGAAGAAAGAGTAG
- a CDS encoding hypothetical protein (EggNog:ENOG503NVF0; COG:E) — protein MSTRIPPKGVYVPSPTFFLPRDSSSSSSPESTHGQLPVDISSQTSHSIFLARSGITGLVLLGSTGEAIHLSRTERASLVSGVRKGLDEAGYPNYPIMAGVLTNGIDETLQWLDDYASAGADWGLVLVPGYFGAAATTQEGIVEYFREVAKRSRIPVLVYNYPGVTNGVVVQPETYTKLAGLENVVGVKMSHGNVSIHLQVGLDLGIDHEGFRVYSGFGQQLGPVVLFGGAGVIDGLAGFYPRTVVRLMGLVEGGELAGERRKEVQRLQYVVSKAEEFIVRYGIFGIKEAVFRVTGLGSLEKGRPPLLGGLAEGEWERGRKLFLEDIERVEQELKGT, from the exons ATGTCCACCCGCATCCCCCCCAAAGGTGTCTAcgtcccctccccgaccttcttcctcccccgggactc ctcctcctcctcctcccccgaaaGCACCCACGGCCAACTACCCGTTGACATCTCCTCCCAAACATCCCAttccatcttcctcgcccgGTCCGGCATCACAGGTCTGGTGCTGCTAGGCTCGACAGGCGAGGCGATCCACCTCTCCCGCACCGAGCGCGCCTCCCTCGTCTCGGGCGTCCGCAAAGGTCTCGACGAAGCCGGGTATCCCAACTACCCCATCATGGCCGGCGTCTTGACCAACGGCATCGACGAGACCCTCCAATGGCTCGACGACTACGCCTCCGCCGGTGCAGATTGGGGTTTGGTGCTCGTGCCGGGGTATTTCGGCGCTGCTGCTACCACGCAGGAGGGGATAGTGGAGTATTTCAGGGAGGTTGCGAAGCGGTCGAGGATACCGGTGCTGGTGTACAACTACCCTGGGGTGACGAACGGGGTGGTCGTGCAGCCCGAGACGTACACCAAACTCGCGGGGTTGGAGAATGTGGTTGGGGTCAAGATGAGTCATGGGAACGTGTCGATTCATTTGCAGGTTGGGCTTGACCTGGGGATTGATCATGAGGGGTTTAGGGTGTATAGCGGGTTTGGGCAGCAGTtggggccggtggtgttgtttgggggggcCGGGGTGATTGATGGGTTAGCGGGGTTTTATCCGAggacggtggtgaggttgatggggttggtggaggggggggagctggcgggggagaggaggaaggaggttcAGAGGCTGCAGTATGTGGTTAGTAAGGCGGAGGAGTTTATTGTGAGGTATGGAATTTTTGGGATTAAAGAGGCGGTGTTTAGGGTTACAGGGTTGGGGTcgctggagaaggggagacCGCCGCTGCTGGGGGGGCTGGCAgaaggggagtgggagagggggaggaagttgTTTTTGGAGGATATTGAGAGGGTTGAGCAGGAGTTGAAGGGGACGTGA